The Neoarius graeffei isolate fNeoGra1 chromosome 7, fNeoGra1.pri, whole genome shotgun sequence genome includes a region encoding these proteins:
- the LOC132889329 gene encoding uncharacterized protein LOC132889329 — protein sequence MDIHIRFLEDGCVRSRYFGSQFLGHGRADDLLQHIKECIAQLNMRQLLSVGMDGPNVNFKLLDLLQKEYAELNGGAQVLVVGSCGLHTLHNAMKAGFTAWQIDKLLRALHYLFHNVPARREDYTNITGSTCFPLSFCGHRWVENVPVAERVLEVWPMIQRYVSAAEDKKVQKPNTASYDAILAARGDPLLIPKLQFFLSIARSFNPFLQKYQTDEPVLPFLAKDLTELLLSLLRRFIKRELLQDQTPLQLIKLDISDEKNWVSLKRVDIGLGAESAIKALMGKPGTKIGEHSVLSLRKECLQCLVQIIKKLQERSPLKFPIVRQIACLDPTKMAKDPEWCIVQMKALVQTFIQGQQLAGGVAADKRILYRDSRSQ from the exons atggaCATACACATTCGTTTTTTGGAGGATGGGTGTGTTCGGTCGAGATATTTTGGTTCACAATTCCTGGGACATGGAAGAGCTGACGATCTGTTGCAGCACATCAAA GAATGCATTGCTCAACTCAATATGAGGCAGCTCCTCTCAGTTGGAATGGATGGGCCCAATGTAAATTTTAAACTCCTTGATCTCCTTCAAAAGGAGTATGCTGAGCTGAATGGAGGTGCTCAAGTCCTGGTGGTTGGGAGCTGTGGACTTCACACTCTCCACAATGCCATGAAGGCAGGCTTTACAGCCTGGCAAATAGACAAGCTCCTGCGTGCGCTCCATTACCTCTTCCACAACGTTCCTGCCCGGAGAGAGGACTACACCAACATCACTGGGTCGACCTGCTTTCCCCTCTCTTTCTGTGGCCACAGATGGGTGGAAAATGTGCCAGTTGCGGAGAGAGTCCTGGAAGTTTGGCCCATGATTCAGAGATATGTCAGTGCTGCGGAAGATAAGAAAGTCCAAAAACCGAACACAGCCTCTTATGACGCCATCCTGGCAGCAAGAGGGGATCCACTCTTAATCCCAAAGCTTCAATTCTTCCTCTCCATTGCGAGAAGTTTTAACCCTTTTCTTCAGAAGTACCAAACAGATGAGCCAGTGTTGCCTTTTTTGGCAAAAGATTTAACTGAGCTTCTGTTG AGTTTACTGCGGCGCTTCATCAAAAGGGAGCTCCTACAGGACCAAACCCCCTTGCAACTCATTAAGTTGGACATCTCTGATGAGAAGAACTGGGTCTCGCTCAAAAGGGTAGACATAGGCTTGGGAGCTGAATCAGCCATCAAG GCACTCATGGGCAAACCAGGAACCAAGATAGGGGAACACTCTGTGCTCAGCCTGAGAAAAGAGTGTTTGCAGTGTCTGGTTCAGATCATAAAGAAACTGCAGGAAAGGTCCCCGTTGAAATTCCCCATTGTGAGGCAGATTGCCTGCCTGGATCCCACAAAGATGGCCAAAGATCCAGAGTGGTGCATCGTACAGATGAAAGCATTAGTACAGACATTCATCCAGGGGCAGCAGTTGGCAGGTGGCGTTGCAGCTGATAAGAGAATATTGTATAGGGACAGTAGAAGTCAATAG